The following proteins are encoded in a genomic region of Bernardetia sp. MNP-M8:
- a CDS encoding DUF5694 domain-containing protein: protein MKNTFFALSICLLFFSFSSIAQNTTQEKPIEVLLFGTFHFNNPGADVAKTKSFDIESEKSQKELEEISEKIKAYNPSKIFVEWEYNEQEQLDSLYTLYLAGTYFDNPKLSKFYKQNEIFQLAFRAAKKLGHKKVYAMDYTNTDFPFDSLMQVAKENNQTELQEEIMQVIQEFSTGFDAQIDAQKSLKEILYYNNSPALRQKDLSLYTQIITKVGNKDNFVGAYLASEWYRRNLYMLSIMQKQITKEDEKVMILLGSSHVALINEIISAHSNLKGIELQEVLD, encoded by the coding sequence AACCAATAGAAGTGCTTCTTTTCGGAACATTTCATTTTAATAATCCAGGTGCTGATGTTGCCAAAACCAAAAGTTTTGATATTGAAAGCGAGAAAAGCCAAAAAGAGTTAGAAGAAATTTCTGAAAAAATCAAAGCCTATAATCCTTCAAAAATCTTTGTAGAATGGGAATACAACGAACAGGAACAACTAGATTCCTTGTATACTCTATATTTGGCAGGAACGTATTTTGATAATCCGAAACTCTCTAAATTTTATAAACAAAACGAAATTTTTCAACTTGCTTTTCGTGCAGCCAAAAAATTAGGACATAAAAAAGTATATGCAATGGATTACACAAATACAGATTTTCCTTTTGATAGTTTGATGCAAGTAGCGAAAGAAAATAATCAAACAGAGTTGCAAGAGGAAATTATGCAGGTAATTCAAGAATTTTCGACTGGTTTTGATGCTCAAATTGATGCTCAAAAATCGCTTAAAGAAATTCTCTATTACAATAATAGTCCTGCTTTACGTCAAAAGGACTTATCTCTTTATACTCAAATAATTACTAAAGTTGGAAATAAAGATAATTTTGTAGGAGCATATTTGGCTTCTGAATGGTACAGAAGAAATTTATATATGCTTTCTATTATGCAAAAACAAATTACAAAAGAAGATGAAAAAGTTATGATTTTGTTAGGCTCAAGTCATGTAGCACTTATCAATGAAATTATTTCAGCGCATTCAAATTTAAAAGGAATTGAATTGCAAGAAGTTTTAGACTAA